One part of the Sarcophilus harrisii chromosome 5, mSarHar1.11, whole genome shotgun sequence genome encodes these proteins:
- the SOSTDC1 gene encoding sclerostin domain-containing protein 1, producing MQLPTVPGALVLLACVLARGGAGFKNDATELLYSHVVKAAAGGAQALGLSGGGNSSALNQARHGGRLPGSGATSGLEARNSRVQVGCRELRSTKYISDGQCTSINPLKELVCAGECLPLTVLPNWIGGSFGTKYWSRRSSQEWRCVNDKTRTQRIQLQCQDGSTRTYKITVVTACKCKRYTRQHNESSHNYESMSPAKPAPHHKERKRASKASKHSLS from the exons ATGCAGCTGCCCACCGTCCCCGGGGCGCTGGTGCTCCTGGCGTGCGTCCTCGCCCGAGGCGGCGCCGGCTTCAAGAACGACGCCACGGAGCTCCTGTACTCGCACGTGGTGAAGGCGGCTGCGGGGGGAGCCCAGGCGCTCGGCCTCAGCGGGGGCGGGAACAGCAGCGCCCTGAACCAGGCTCGCCACGGCGGCCGCCTCCCGGGCAGCGGGGCCACCTCGGGGCTGGAGGCCCGGAACA GTCGAGTCCAGGTGGGCTGCCGGGAGCTGCGTTCTACCAAGTACATTTCCGATGGCCAGTGTACCAGCATCAATCCCCTCAAGGAGCTGGTATGTGCCGGAGAGTGTTTGCCGCTCACCGTGCTCCCCAATTGGATCGGAGGAAGCTTTGGCACCAAATACTGGAGCCGGAGGAGCTCCCAGGAATGGCGCTGCGTCAACGACAAGACACGCACCCAGCGCATCCAGCTCCAGTGCCAGGACGGGAGCACCCGGACCTACAAGATCACCGTGGTCACTGCCTGCAAGTGTAAGAGATACACTCGGCAGCACAATGAGTCAAGCCACAACTACGAGAGCATGTCGCCCGCAAAACCTGCACCACATCACAAAGAGCGGAAACGAGCCAGCAAAGCTAGCAAGCACAGCCTGAGCTAG